A region of the Thermithiobacillus plumbiphilus genome:
CTGCGCGGTATTCCTTACCAGGGCCTCGGGTGTGATGCGCTGATCCAATGCATTGGACAGCATGGGTTTCGAGTAGTAATCCCCGCTGTCCGCGCTGACGAGCGTCACGGGGCGCACTGGATCAAGTTTGCGCAGTTCCCTGGCCACGGTGTAAGCGGCGAGCCCGCCGCCCACGATCACAACGGGGCGCGTATGCATGGTCTAGCCCTGATAAAGTTCGAAGTCATTTTTGCCGACTCCGCAGTCCGGGCATGCCCAGTCGTCGGGCAGATCCTCGAAGCGCGTGCCAGCCGGAATGCCTTCCTCGGGCCAGCCCAGCGCTTCGTCATAGACCAGATCGCAGACAACGCAGATCCATGTACGGGTGGTAGGACTCGTTTGTTGGGCTGCTGCATTCATAAGATCTCCTTCCGCGCGGTGAGCGTTTCGATGATTTGCTGAAAGATGGCATCCAATTCCGCGGCGAGGGCATCCAGTGCGGGATTGGCGTAAGGCGCGAAGACCCGCGACGGCCAGCGCCAGGCGACGACCGTCTCGTCTTCCGCCGCATAGACGTGAATGCGCAAGGGGATGTCGATACCCGCCGATTTCTCGGCCGCCCAGACACGCACTGCGAAATCCGGGCGGAATACCTCGAGGATCTGATCCGGGGCGACGATGAGGCCGCGCTTGGCGGCATTGGCTTGTCCGTTGATGTGCGCGACCAGTCCCATGGGCACGGCGGCGATAGCATCCTGCAGCCGCTGGATCGTGTCTTCGACATTGCCCAGCACCGTAAGCGCTTCCAGTTGACCGGGGCTGTTCATCATGCCACCCCGCTGCTTGCCAGATCCTGGCCTGTGAGCGCGTGCAGTTCCTTTTTGAGGTGCTTGAGGGCGGGTGACACGATGGCGACGAAATAGGCTTCCCGCAGGCGGCGCTGTGCGGGGTTGCGCAACAGGTATCCCTTGGCGCCCATGTGCAGCATGGCGGCCTGCGCGGCGCGCAGGGCGAGCTCCGATCCGGCGATGCGCAGCTCCAGGATTTCCATTACCCCGCCGCCATCCCGTTGCCGGTCGATTTGGCGCGCCAGGGCATAGGTGCGCTGTCTGGCCAAGATCAGTGCCGCCTCGATATCCTCCACCTGATCGTCGAGATAGCGGTTCACGTGATAGAGCTTGGTGTTCGCCTCTTTCATGAGCTGTACGCAAGCCTTCGCCAAACCAAGACCCATGCCCATCTGGGCGAGAATGAGGCCGCCACGAATGCGGTTGAAATAGGCCTCGAAATGCTCAGGCTCGCAAATGACCATCTCTTGCGGCAGGAACACGTCCTGAAACTGGCATGCCATGGTGGCCGTGCCTTCAAGCGCCACGAAATGGGCATTCTGACGCAGGGTGAGCCCCTCTGCATCACCCCTGACCAGGCCCATCAGGGTAGTGTTGCCGCCGTCCAGGGTTGCAGCGATGGCAAAGACGTGATCACGGCCGATATTGGATACCCAGGGTAGCGTGCCATTGATCCGGTACCCGCCGGGCACGGCGCGGGCATTGAGCCGCAATGCCTCGATACCGGAGCGGGATTTCAGCAGATTGGACAGCGCGGTGCCGCCGATCAGCGCACCCTTGCAGAGTTTGGGCAGGATTTCATGTTTCAAAAAAGGGTTGTCACTGTTGTCCAGATACCAGACGCAACTGCTCTGGCACCAGATCAGGAAACCTGTGGAGAGACATTCCCCGGACACGGCCTCCATCTGGGCGATCACGCTGCCGAGGCCTTCGCCGGTTCCGCCGAATGCCGGCGAGACAGCGCCACCGAAGCCCTGTGTTTCGCCCAGCCGGCGCAGGAAGATCTCCGGATAATGCCCCTTGAGATCAATGTCCATGACCTGCGGTGCCAGCTCCTCCGAGATGAGCCGGGCAAGGGACATCGACGTGTCGCTGGCCCTCGGCTTCGCCCAAGGCTGTGTGGATGACGGGGCATTTGTGGCTTCGCTTAACATGACTTTCTCCTTGCGTGGTGGAGAGCCAGTCATTCCCTGGCTCTCGCTATCCGGTGTCAGGCGAGGCCCACTTCCACGCTGACGGGGTTACGCAGCGTGTTGGCGACTGGCGACCAGGCATTGGCGTGCGACACCAGATCCTCTAGTTCCTCCCGGGAGGCATCACCTTCCAGATGCACCCGCACCCGGATATCCGTGAAGCCGAGCCGCTTGTCGGACAGATCCCCGACGCCCCAGACCGCGGTTACGTTGATATCACCCTCCAGTTCCAGCTCCAGCCGGGACAGGGCGATGCCGCGCGCCACCGCGTTCGCGTGCAGCCCCACCGAGAGGCAGGAACCCAGGGCCGCCAGTACTGCTTCGGAGGGATTCGGCGCGGTATCGTCGCCGAGCAGGTGCGGCGGCTCATCGATGATGTGGGCGGGCAGGTTGCGCACGAAGGTGAGATTGCGGAATTTCCCTTCGCAGACGGTTTTTGCCTTCAGGGTAACGACGGCTGCCGGGTTGGCCTTGCCCTTGCTGGACAATGCTTGCAGCCCCTGGGCATCAATGGGTGTAAGCGCAAGGTGCTTTCTTAAAACGTTCAACTCTGACATTGGGTGTTCTCCTCGAAGGATGCGTGATAGGGCATCTCTCCAGGAGCAATTCACATGCCAAGGCGGAAAATGGCAATCAAGTGTTTGTAAATTAACTGAAAATTTGGAATTGTCTGGTACGCGGACACTTGCTGGTGAACAAATTGTTCACAATTTGAAAGGGGGGCGGTGCTGGCACGGCGCCCCTTACATGTTCAACAATTTCATCCGGTAGTTGAACTGGCGCAAGGTCATGTGCAGCAGCTGCGCTGCGCGCGATTTATTGCCGCGGGTCTGCGCCAGTGCCCTCTCGATCCGTTCCCGGTCGCTTTGCTGGACCAGCTGGTAGTCTCGTACCGTTTCGGACGCTGCCCTGCTTGGCTCGGGTGACTCCAGTACGCTGGTCCGAAATTCGCCGCCGAGCACCTGCTCGACGGCTGCCGGCTGGATCAGTGTGCCTTCGGCCAGGACCGCGAGCCGTTCCAGGACATTGCGCAGTTGCCGGATGTTCCCTGGCCAGGGGTAATCGACAAGTCGTTGCAAGGCCTCCGGAGAGAGATTCACATTGCGTTGATAGGCTTGGTTGATCTGGTTCAGGTGATACCGAACCAGTGGAGGGATATCCTCGCGCCGATCGCGCAGGGCCGGCAGGTGGATGGGGATGACGTTCAGCCGATAATAGAGGTCGAGCCGGAAACGACCTTCACGAATCCTTTCCTGCAAGTCCAGGTTGGTGGCCGCGACGATTCGTACATCAATGGCGATTTCCTTGCGTCCACCAATGCGCTCGACCGTTCGTTCCTGCAGCGTGCGTAGCAACTTGACCTGCATCGGCAGCGGCAGATCGCCGATCTCGTCGAGAAAGATTGTGCCGCCACTGGCCTGTTCGAAGCGGCCGGGCCGGCTGGCGTTCGCCCCGGTGAAGGCGCCTTTCTCGTAGCCAAAGAGTTCTGACTCGAACAGGTTCTCCGGAATCGCGCCGCAATTGACCTTTACGAAGGGGGCATCCCGGCGCGGACTCATCAGGTGCAGGGCGCGCGCGAAAAGCTCCTTGCCAGTGCCGGACTCGCCGAGCAGCAGGACGGTCGCATTCGTGGCGGCAACTTGTTCGATATGCCTGAAAACCCGGTGCAGTGCAGCGGATTCACCGACGATGCCATAGACACCCAGGCCCGGCGCCTGGCGTTCGAGTGCATGACGAAGCGCCTGATTTTCCTGCTCCAGACGCGCGGTTTGCTCGCGCACCAGCTGATTGAGCCGGAGGGTCTGGGCGACCAGGGTGGATACGAGCCTGAGGATCTGCAGGTCATCGGCCAGTGCCCTGGCGCGGTGGCGCAGGCGGTGCACCCCCAAGGCGCCGATGATCCTGCCCTCCTGCAGCAGCGGCACGGCAATATAGGATACCGTCTCGCGCGGCAAGTGATCGCGGCCCACGGCGCGTTGCAAATAACCGGGCGCTTCGTCGATATCCTGCACGATGGCGATCTCGCCGGTGCGGATCACCTGGCCGGTCACGCCCTCGCCCGCCGCATAACGGCCGCGAGCC
Encoded here:
- a CDS encoding rubredoxin, whose amino-acid sequence is MNAAAQQTSPTTRTWICVVCDLVYDEALGWPEEGIPAGTRFEDLPDDWACPDCGVGKNDFELYQG
- a CDS encoding DUF302 domain-containing protein, translating into MMNSPGQLEALTVLGNVEDTIQRLQDAIAAVPMGLVAHINGQANAAKRGLIVAPDQILEVFRPDFAVRVWAAEKSAGIDIPLRIHVYAAEDETVVAWRWPSRVFAPYANPALDALAAELDAIFQQIIETLTARKEIL
- a CDS encoding acyl-CoA dehydrogenase family protein, which translates into the protein MLSEATNAPSSTQPWAKPRASDTSMSLARLISEELAPQVMDIDLKGHYPEIFLRRLGETQGFGGAVSPAFGGTGEGLGSVIAQMEAVSGECLSTGFLIWCQSSCVWYLDNSDNPFLKHEILPKLCKGALIGGTALSNLLKSRSGIEALRLNARAVPGGYRINGTLPWVSNIGRDHVFAIAATLDGGNTTLMGLVRGDAEGLTLRQNAHFVALEGTATMACQFQDVFLPQEMVICEPEHFEAYFNRIRGGLILAQMGMGLGLAKACVQLMKEANTKLYHVNRYLDDQVEDIEAALILARQRTYALARQIDRQRDGGGVMEILELRIAGSELALRAAQAAMLHMGAKGYLLRNPAQRRLREAYFVAIVSPALKHLKKELHALTGQDLASSGVA
- a CDS encoding OsmC family protein, whose translation is MSELNVLRKHLALTPIDAQGLQALSSKGKANPAAVVTLKAKTVCEGKFRNLTFVRNLPAHIIDEPPHLLGDDTAPNPSEAVLAALGSCLSVGLHANAVARGIALSRLELELEGDINVTAVWGVGDLSDKRLGFTDIRVRVHLEGDASREELEDLVSHANAWSPVANTLRNPVSVEVGLA
- a CDS encoding sigma-54 interaction domain-containing protein yields the protein MASTHKCPRATREDLREEEFLLQREIGKLLSKSLDQDLVIREMLHLLSELLGLNRGRVVLHDPGQGDYCIQYAYGLTREEVARGRYAAGEGVTGQVIRTGEIAIVQDIDEAPGYLQRAVGRDHLPRETVSYIAVPLLQEGRIIGALGVHRLRHRARALADDLQILRLVSTLVAQTLRLNQLVREQTARLEQENQALRHALERQAPGLGVYGIVGESAALHRVFRHIEQVAATNATVLLLGESGTGKELFARALHLMSPRRDAPFVKVNCGAIPENLFESELFGYEKGAFTGANASRPGRFEQASGGTIFLDEIGDLPLPMQVKLLRTLQERTVERIGGRKEIAIDVRIVAATNLDLQERIREGRFRLDLYYRLNVIPIHLPALRDRREDIPPLVRYHLNQINQAYQRNVNLSPEALQRLVDYPWPGNIRQLRNVLERLAVLAEGTLIQPAAVEQVLGGEFRTSVLESPEPSRAASETVRDYQLVQQSDRERIERALAQTRGNKSRAAQLLHMTLRQFNYRMKLLNM